From the Paenibacillus sp. FSL H8-0548 genome, one window contains:
- a CDS encoding pro-sigmaK processing inhibitor BofA family protein produces the protein MKTVWMAVFIASTVLLIAVILKNKLSWGMLRSFCLHLVLAAGLLYLLNYSELVPAMYIPLNPATISTVLILGIPGIALIAGLQWVIV, from the coding sequence ATGAAAACAGTTTGGATGGCTGTATTTATTGCATCGACGGTATTATTGATTGCGGTTATTCTGAAAAATAAACTATCATGGGGAATGCTTCGCAGCTTTTGCCTTCACTTAGTTTTGGCTGCAGGTCTGCTGTATCTGCTGAATTATTCTGAGCTGGTACCTGCTATGTATATACCATTAAATCCGGCAACGATCAGTACGGTGCTTATACTCGGGATTCCCGGAATTGCCTTGATCGCGGGTCTTCAATGGGTTATTGTGTAG